One genomic region from Rhinoraja longicauda isolate Sanriku21f chromosome 34, sRhiLon1.1, whole genome shotgun sequence encodes:
- the LOC144609526 gene encoding serine protease 52-like: MGTINLRHNDGERHRVSDVWPHPNFNKTTFEDDVALLLVKPRIRFGDNLEPVWLAADTLADIRSWAPCYVIGWGVTRNEKRPSMLQEVEVKLIDCGAVPKMDAGHHREDAVRRLRGRGERRLPG, from the exons ATGGGGACCATCAACCTCAGGCATAACGACGGCGAGAGGCACAGAGTGTCGGACGTGTGGCCCCACCCGAACTTCAACAAGACCACCTTCGAGGACGACGTGGCCTTGCTGCTGGTGAAGCCGCGCATCAGGTTCGGCGACAACCTGGAGCCCGTGTGGCTGGCGGCCGACACGCTGGCGGACATCCGCTCCTGGGCGCCCTGCTACGTCATCGGCTGGGGGGTCACCAGGAACG AGAAGCGGCCGTCGATGCTGCAGGAGGTGGAGGTGAAGCTGATTGACTGCGGAGCGGTGCCAAAGATGGATGCCGGCCATCACCGGGAAGATGCTGTGCGCCGGCttcgaggaaggggggagagacgcCTGCCAG GGTGA